One genomic region from Salvia hispanica cultivar TCC Black 2014 chromosome 2, UniMelb_Shisp_WGS_1.0, whole genome shotgun sequence encodes:
- the LOC125206158 gene encoding putative glycine-rich cell wall structural protein 1 — translation MNCWAHRYCGEGGRRRITASLEPSSSGGSGEAHAPSWDYSWGWGSSPTSGWGYGSGSGKSPNGFGFGSGSGSGTGYGYGSGSGGAHGGGYGSGNGNKGGNGGADEDHSPSSGGGNNKHG, via the coding sequence ATGAATTGTTGGGCACATAGGTATTGTGGCGAAGGAGGAAGACGAAGGATCACGGCCTCATTGGAGCCTAGTTCCAGTGGGGGTAGCGGGGAAGCCCACGCTCCGAGTTGGGACTATAGTTGGGGGTGGGGCTCCAGCCCGACATCCGGGTGGGGCTACGGATCAGGCTCGGGTAAGTCTCCTAACGGGTTTGGGTTTGGGTCGGGGTCTGGCTCAGGCACCGGATATGGTTATGGTTCGGGTAGTGGTGGCGCTCATGGAGGCGGTTATGGGAGTGGCAATGGAAACAAAGGCGGTAACGGTGGTGCGGACGAAGACCATTCACCATCAAGTGGTGGCGGCAACAACAAGCATGGTTGA
- the LOC125206155 gene encoding protein FAR1-RELATED SEQUENCE 5-like, whose protein sequence is MLHTCVHRRYCMTFTPFTGKDNHGKPVTFAAGLVCNEKTGAFAWLFKHFVECMGVAPKMIVTDQDLGMRSAIQEVLVGTRHRWCMWHIMHKLASKVPGRLLRDEDFKKEFNACVWSDLLEPDEFEEEWNGVIERYELEDVDWLNTLYEYRQMWIPTYFRDFPLGSMIRTTSISESENSFYKNFMKPRANLAELYLYFNNALDFQRNARTKLDYNDATSVPILATKLGFEKHAATIYTDSMFRKIQEEIVDGNDRCRVLGFSSTDTIDTYKLGDSRRNSYSVTHDKTDESYSCDCKLFGRQGYLCCHIFFLFRNNEVSKIPEMYCNSRWMKTPLAKAVHGLDVTVETRSTVETRSTVEDRQTVTNQGISLFYGFIRRFESDIEVLRGFVSGLEELGNSLQAGTPPTSAFEKRRMIEEFYGMPRPEVVEVHPPDVVKTKGHASSSASRLVSKREKAIKEATRPLRRCKACDELGHHDSRNCPMLKEMEKEKALSKGKKKA, encoded by the coding sequence ATGCTGCATACCTGTGTGCATCGCAGGTATTGCATGACCTTCACACCTTTCACGGGGAAGGACAATCACGGTAAACCCGTAACATTTGCTGCTGGATTGGTCTGCAACGAGAAAACAGGGGCCTTTGCCTGGTTGTTCAAACATTTCGTCGAATGCATGGGTGTAGCCCCCAAAATGATTGTGACCGATCAAGACTTGGGCATGAGATCAGCTATTCAAGAGGTTCTTGTAGGAACTCGACACCGATGGTGCATGTGGCATATAATGCACAAGTTGGCTTCCAAGGTTCCAGGCAGGTTGCTTAGGGACGAAGATTTCAAGAAGGAATTCAATGCATGCGTTTGGTCGGACTTGCTTGAACCCGACGAATTTGAAGAGGAGTGGAATGGAGTGATTGAGCGTTATGAGCTGGAAGACGTTGATTGGTTGAACACATTGTACGAGTATAGACAGATGTGGATACCGACCTACTTCAGAGATTTCCCACTCGGTTCGATGATTAGGACTACGTCCATATCAGAATCTGAAAACAGTTtctacaaaaattttatgaagccCCGAGCGAACCTTGCCGAATTATACTTGTATTTCAACAATGCACTGGACTTTCAGCGGAATGCTAGAACAAAGCTGGACTACAACGATGCTACTTCCGTGCCCATACTGGCCACTAAGTTGGGTTTCGAGAAACATGCTGCGACGATTTACACAGACAGTATGTTCAGGAAGATACAAGAAGAAATTGTTGATGGGAATGACAGATGCCGTGTGCTTGGTTTTTCATCAACAGATACGATTGACACCTACAAGCTTGGGGATAGCCGACGGAATTCGTATTCCGTGACACACGACAAGACTGACGAATCATACTCGTGCGACTGCAAATTGTTCGGTAGGCAGGGCTATTTGTGTtgccacattttttttctattcagGAACAATGAAGTGTCAAAAATTCCAGAGATGTACTGCAACAGCCGATGGATGAAGACTCCCTTAGCCAAGGCCGTACATGGACTTGATGTCACCGTAGAGACAAGGTCCACCGTAGAGACAAGGTCCACCGTTGAGGATAGGCAGACTGTTACAAATCAAGGAATATCGCTGTTCTACGGTTTTATTCGACGTTTTGAGAGTGACATTGAAGTGCTTCGTGGTTTCGTAAGTGGTTTGGAAGAACTTGGTAATTCTCTTCAAGCTGGAACTCCTCCAACCTCGGCGTTTGAAAAGAGGCGCATGATTGAAGAATTTTACGGAATGCCAAGGCCTGAAGTTGTAGAGGTCCATCCTCCGGATGTTGTAAAGACGAAGGGTCATGCTAGCAGCTCCGCGAGCCGACTGGTttcaaagagagaaaaggctatAAAGGAGGCAACTAGGCCTCTTAGACGTTGTAAGGCGTGCGATGAGTTGGGCCATCACGACTCTAGAAACTGTCCAATGCTtaaagagatggagaaggagaaagCGCTTAGTAAAGGCAAGAAGAAAGCTTGA
- the LOC125208596 gene encoding histone-lysine N-methyltransferase, H3 lysine-9 specific SUVH5-like, giving the protein MEKAFPVRVIRKRKENRRYVYVYDGLYKVNKYWGEKDTQNCKLVYKFELQRLPGQPRIRVIADCYKPSPGKRRNNVKGRKQVTGICLLNDVSQGKENYKVRARNGVDDDRPPPFTYTTSVVYRHLDWISVPVGCDCVNGCSNSVQCPCVKKNGGEIPYGEKGLLMEPWTNGTVHECGPLCKCPPSCKNRVSQHGPSIQLEIFKTKSIGWGVRSRNYIMPGSFICEYIGEILSESEANEDEYLFDIYHGDGFSLDAAKCGNIGRFINHGCDPNVFPQEVLYDHDDKRMPHIMFFAQKRIPPWQELMYDYNYMKVRDGNIKRKACHCGSHKCKGWL; this is encoded by the coding sequence ATGGAAAAGGCGTTTCCGGTTAGAGTCATCcgtaaaagaaaagaaaatcgcAGATATGTGTATGTGTACGATGGCCTGTATAAGGTAAATAAGTACTGGGGAGAAAAAGACACTCAAAATTGTAAATTGGtttacaaatttgaattgCAGAGGCTGCCAGGGCAACCTAGGATTCGTGTCATCGCAGATTGCTACAAACCATCACCAGGGAAGCGAAGGAATAATGTTAAAGGGAGAAAACAGGTCACAGGTATCTGCTTGCTAAATGATGTCTCACAAGGAAAAGAGAACTATAAAGTTCGTGCAAGGAATGGAGTGGACGATGATCGTCCACCACCTTTCACTTACACTACCAGCGTTGTTTACCGACATCTGGATTGGATTAGTGTGCCTGTTGGTTGTGATTGCGTGAATGGCTGCTCCAACTCTGTGCAATGCCCCTGTGTTAAGAAGAATGGAGGTGAGATTCCATATGGTGAAAAAGGCTTACTTATGGAACCATGGACTAATGGTACAGTCCATGAGTGTGGACCTTTATGCAAATGCCCCCCATCTTGTAAGAATAGAGTCAGCCAGCACGGTCCTAGTATCCAATTGGAGATTTTCAAGACCAAATCAATAGGTTGGGGGGTGAGATCCAGGAATTACATCATGCCTGGAAGTTTCATATGTGAATATATTGGGGAGATATTGAGTGAGTCTGAGGCCAACGAGGATGAATATCTGTTTGATATATATCATGGTGATGGTTTTTCTCTTGATGCTGCCAAGTGTGGTAATATTGGTAGATTTATTAACCACGGCTGTGACCCTAATGTGTTTCCTCAAGAGGTTTTGTATGATCATGATGACAAGAGAATGCCCCATATTATGTTTTTTGCACAAAAGCGAATCCCTCCTTGGCAGGAACTCATGTATGATTATAATTACATGAAGGTTCGTGATGGAAACATTAAGAGAAAGGCTTGCCATTGTGGTTCTCACAAATGCAAGGGCTGGCTGTAG
- the LOC125206156 gene encoding protein FAR1-RELATED SEQUENCE 5-like: MEVFVIPECSPQLKPVIGQKFQSLDFAFAFYDVYARAVGFDTRKQGMRKAADGVTTWFYVVCNREGCKRSNEEDDVNARSGFTLKRRRLSKRCGCKACISFKYFSEAGIPGYIIHEFNEVHNHCMVESEHQQFMTLNRKLDDVHHKFILDCSKANIGPTLTFKVLKEILGGFELVGCNLGDIRNTSRDIKAFAHGCDVQMVLDDMAKKKELSDAFTYHYEVNAANQLVALFGVIV; the protein is encoded by the exons ATGGAAG TGTTTGTTATACCTGAATGTTCTCCACAATTGAAGCCTGTGATTGGTCAGAAGTTCCAATCCTTAGATTTTGCGTTTGCGTTTTATGATGTGTATGCCCGCGCTGTTGGGTTTGATACGCGCAAACAAGGTATGAGGAAGGCGGCGGATGGTGTTACTACTTGGTTTTATGTGGTATGCAATAGGGAGGGCTGCAAGAGGTCGAACGAGGAAGACGATGTTAATGCACGCTCTGGTTTTACTCTTAAACGCAGGCGGCTTTCCAAGCGGTGTGGTTGTAAAGCTTGTATATCCTTCAAGTACTTTTCCGAAGCAGGAATACCGGGATATATTATTCACGAGTTCAACGAGGTTCACAACCATTGTATGGTGGAGTCGGAGCATCAGCAGTTTATGACACTTAACCGGAAGTTGGATGACGTACATCACAAATTCATTCTTGACTGTTCCAAGGCTAATATAGGCCCCACCCTTACCTTTAAGGTGTTGAAGGAAATCCTCGGTGGGTTTGAACTTGTCGGTTGCAATCTTGGGGATATTAGGAACACATCTCGCGACATCAAAGCATTCGCACACGGTTGTGACGTGCAGATGGTGTTGGACGACATGGCGAAGAAGAAGGAGTTGTCGGATGCCTTCACATATCACTACGAAGTTAATGCTGCTAACCAGTTGGTTGCCCTTTTTGGTGTGATAGTTTGA